TGCTTCTTTGactaggaatcaataccaaattaatttgaataaagacaaaatttttcgaaggCGTTcttttttttgtcagtgtacaTCGTATTTTCAATGTTTATATGATTCATATCGATGAATATAGGTATTTACAGCAACTCTTTCCTTTTTGTTAATTATTATGATAATTCTCAACATATATTCTCCAATTGGTATAGGTAAAAGACGAAATTTTTCCTCGGGTGCAATCATGTCCTTAATAATGACGTCAtgctgaaataaaaacaatccatgaatttaacaaaacaaaaaaaaaaaaactttaatcgaCAAAACATACATCATAGGGACAACTGTGGTTTATATTCGAGTACTCtgttataaaattgaaaatgaatttcataaagaaattcATTGAAGTATCCTTGACGAAGCGACAAAAATTGGCCGAAGTATTGTAGAAAAATGGCTTATAGCTGCCAGCTTTTTTGTACAGGCCCATTTTCAACTTGAACAAATATATTATGAAAATAATAGTCATGGTTCATTGTATAGCAATAATTTTAGCATAAAATAGTTGATATTTTAAAAGTctacaattttagttttataaatttgattttattgtcgTTGAGAATATTTGCACTTACCGAAACATTTGATACGGGAAGCTCAAAAAATCTGAGTCTCATATTGACACCAACTAGACCACGAGTTATAACCTTTAACTTACACTCATCGAAGGTACAAAAACTTGAATCCAAAACTTCACAttggaaatttgtaaatttggtgGATGACGCCCCACTGCAAGTCATCCATAATAGGCTGGAGTATGGCAGCAAAGACACCAATAAAAAGCTGGATTTTAACATCACTCTGATTGATGGGGTATTGGACTAAGCTCTGAAATAACAATAAGCGGAATTCTAGATTTGAAtttgttaatatattttttaattcaattttaattgctGTGATATGTCACCACATTCAATAcattatcaaaaacaaaaaaacaagtatatacggccgtaatttcggccaggttgaattttatttacccttcaccatggattgcgtagaaacttctaccaaagactgtcatccacaatcgaactatttgggttgtggtaatacttaccgatggcaaggtatcttaaaacttcttaacatcgtcttctaaattgtaagttagtccatacgtgatatatatttgacaaaaaaggtatatataggttagtctacaaataattatatagacttttgcgcggtaattagatagccagaattgaaatatgggggctttgtacaattatgaaccgatatggaccaatttatgtgtgatttggggatcgatttatctgagcgctatatataactatagaccgatatggagctagttaggcatagttgttaacgtaTATGGccgtagcacaatgtaccaaatttcaactgactcggatgaaatttgctcctccaagaggcttcaaaaccaaatctcgttatcagtttatatgggggctatacacccagagaaggaatatgatcacctcaaacatgttctaagagcaaaatgtttttttttgggtggtgaccatgtaacatgcttTTCgctaccatgttattttctcggaaatcatgtatctgatttcggcaagcaggttatatttgacgagaaaataacattttagtgacaaacatgttacatgatcaccctataataataaaattttgctcttgaaacatgtttgagttgatcatattctttctctgcgtgtatataattatggagtgatatggaccaatacctgcatggttgttagagaccatatacttacattacgtaccaaatttcaaacgaatcggatacattttgctcttccaagaggctccgaaggtcaaatctggggttcggtttatatgggggctatatataattatggagtgatttcgaacaatttttgcaagggtgtttgaggccatatattaataccacgtaccaaatttcaactgaatcagataaattttgctcttccaagaggctccggaggtcaaatctggggttcggtttatatgggggatatctataataatggagcgatgtggaccaatttttgcatggttgttagagaccatatactaacagcatgtaccaaatttcagccgaatcgagtgaaatttgcttctcttagaggttccggaggtcaaatctggggatcgctttatatgggggctatatataattatggaccgatatggactaatttttgcatgggtgttagaggtcataaactaggttaggttaggttaggtggcagcccgatgtatcaggctcacttagactattcagtctatagtgataccacattggtgaacttctctcttatcactgagtgctgcccgattccatgttaagctcaatgacaagggacctcctttttatagccgagtccgaacggcgttccacattgcagtgaaaccacttagagaagctttgaaaccctcagaaatgtcaccagcattactgaggtgggataatccaccgctgaaaaactttttggtggaaataggaatcgaacccacgaccttatgtgtgcaaggcgggcatgctaaccattgcaccacggtggctcataaactaacaccatgtaccgaatttcaacgggatctgataaaattttcttctctaagaggctccgcgagccaaatctggggggtcggtttatacgggggctatacataaaagtggtccgatattacCCATACCATCGGGtggcaataccacccgacctacatcaataacaactacttatgccaagtttcaagtctatagcttgtttcgttcgaaagctagcatgatttcaacagacgaactgacggacggacatacttagatcgactcagaatttcacagcgacccagaatgtatatactttatggggtcttagagcaatatttcgatgtgttacaaacggaacggcaaagttaatatacccccatcctaaagggtgatacggtcaaaatttggtcaatataaacttgacgtatttctttaaattttgcatttaaaaaacctgaaagttgccaaatcaaccgttacaaatgcaattaaagtgtttggggaacgtttgtcgagagacaggaagtctggatcggggggaaatcgaaaaccggaagccgctgagacgacaaagagagttgccggtagtttcaagcgaaaccctaacctctctctccgagatgccgcaaataagctgggtgtatcgtctacaaccgtgcatcgagccaaaaaacgagccggactatcgacttacaagaaggtagtgactccaaatcgcgatgataaacaaaatacgacggccaaagcgcgatcccggaggctgtacacgacgatgctgacgaagtttgactgcgtggtaatggacgacgaaacctacgtcaaagccgactacaagcagcttccgggacaggagttttatacggcaaaaggaaggggaaaggtagcaaatattttcaagcacataaaactgtcaaagttcgcaaagcgaGAGCCTAACtggatatttttcctgaattttatactaattgaacttgaaaaagaaatttaatttgattttttaaataaacgatttcaccgatttaaacgcgttttcccttgaccaaattttgaccgtatcaccctttatggtggAGAGAATAAAAATGtgctattttgccaaataaataattttaaaatttttgttttgtctgaaacgtttgatttcaaatatttgcaatttttcgagattttttgacaaaatttaactaatttgtaccattttattaattcgtactCTGTCTTTAAACattgtgtaacaaaaaaattgaaataatccattaaaaatatgaaaaaggcgaggtatataaaatttaattaaaagaattccCTGTgtgattaaaataaagaacatctttaggaGAACATTTCTCGAAGTGTTTCAAAAGTGgtgcattttttttgctgggcatttaactaaaaattacAACAAGTAGCACAACCATAAAGTGCCGttgcttaaaaatttttccactaAAGTGCTACAAAGGTAACATTCAATATGAATACCTGGCCACGGGATGTTTCTCAGAAATTTAAACGCAGATGTATTGACATAATGGACTTCTCCACTATCATACATAAGGTATCTCATATTATGCTTTCTCCCTAATGAAACACCTAGAATGTGACAAAACTGATTATTATCATAATAAGATGCCTTAAAGATGGACCACAATTTCTTACTTAAAGCTGTCAATCAGGAACATTGTAATATGTCCCCGTTTTACAGTCAAATCTCATTATATTTAATCACATCCATGTCACCATATCTCTTAAGAGCTACAATTTAGAGTACAATGTTTCAAATATGATGACGATGGAGGAACAAAAATGATCCCGAAAAAGAAGAATATTAAAACAATGTTGCTTAAGAAGAGTCAAAAACATTCCATTTACACGACAAAACGATTTTAGGTTCCTTCTTTCATATATTCATAACAGGTCTTTACTGGAAAAAGGTGTGATTAAATGTAATTCATGGCAAGTGTTGCAAAATGATCATTGCAGTTATGAAGTCTTTGacacaaaataaataagaaagcaTGATTTAAGACAAAGAAACGTGCTAccaaaaagacatttttttaaatggaaaatgaaggtaaaaatttacaataaaaaaagaaatacaaaataaatatatacactaatagaaaaaaatacgttCTGCAATCGTGAAcgaacggtgacaaaatgaaacggaaacgttcacaaaaaatcaaaacggaatgttcacgatttcgtccacgagcgttcacgatttcatgaacggcattcgtttttctttggccatgaaaagtcttaaaataatcgttatacGTTGTTATGTGAACTCtgacggtggtgcaatgtgctaaggcgtctgttaacgcgtatggtgcagacaacacaggttcgagtcacggtagcggaaatctttttatacccaccaccatagaatggtgacgggggtataataagtttgtcattccgtttgtaacacatcgaaatatcgatttccgactatataaagtatatatattcttgatcagagagaaattctaagacgatataacgatgtccgtctgtctggctgtctgtctgttgtaatcacgctacagtcttcaataatgaagcaatcgtgctgaaattttgcacaaactcgtcttttgtctgcaggcaggtcaagttcgaggatggactgtatcggtccaggttttgatatagtccccatataaatcgacctcccgattcttgggcttatagaaatcgtagtttttattcaatttgcctgaaattttaaatgtagaggtattttatgaccataaagaggtgtgccaaaaatggtgagtatgttttggtatagccccctatagaccgatcccccgattttatatcttgggcttatagaaaccgcagtttttattcaatttacctgaaattggtaatctagaggtatagtaggaccacaaatacgtgtgtcaaaaattgggagtataggtccatattttggtatagcccccatatagaccgatctcccgattttacttcttgtcttatagaaaccgtattttttatccaatttacctgaaattggaaatcgagaggtactttagaaccttaaagaggtgtgccaaaaatggtgaacagcggtccatgttttggtatggtccccatataaaccgacctcccgatttggggtcttgggcttatagaaaccgtagtttttatccaatttgcttgaaattgaaaatctagaggtacttgaggaccatgaaaaggtgtgccgaaaatggtcagtatcgttccatgttttggtatagcccccatatagaccgttctcccgattttacatcttgggtttatagaatccgtagtttatatacaatttgtctgaaattggaaatttataggtattttaggaccataaagaggtgtgccaaaaatggtgagtatcggtccatgttttggtatagcccccatatagaccgatatcctgattttacttcttgggcttctagaatccgaagtttttatccaatttgcctgaaattagaaatctagaggtattttcgggtcataaagaggtgtgccgaaaacgatgagtatcggtccatattttagtatagcccccataagaacgatctcccgatttaactccttgggtttctagaaaccgtagtttttatccgatttgccagaaattgtaaatattctcgtattttaggctcacaacaacgtgtatcggattaagtttttatcggtaatgcctccatatagaccgatttcacttgttGAGGTATAGAAggcgtactgatcatgaaaattgcttgaaactcaatgtaaaatttccagattttacttctcgggtaaaaatctacagttttaagatttcaaatcaagacgttattttataattttgttgcacacttacaagagatgttaatgattcctctaaaactcaaacaaaaatggttcttataaatccagaatctgatatagtcctcataggtgaaatctttaaatttatcttcgggaagtgtcctcaagtcctcaagccctcctgaaatttcaaaagaaaccctaatatttggttcatggtagcgggtatttaaaattcggcccggccgaacttactgctgtatatagggtaagtgcagcaaatgtggtatacccatttgtttttcgaaagccaaattttttatttttcttcgacgaggctaagattttaccacattcattttactagtgttagccatccacgcaacaatgaacaaaaaattagaaacccataatttcggatatatttgcgaatttattaaaaaacacattaagcacggattcataaaatgtgcaggtaatgtggtacaccataatgtagatttttttgtaaaaaaaaaataaatgcaatatgtgtatcgcaattgcatacattttatgcttatttaatactcgtcagttatttacatccgaaaattaataaatttaaaatttatgttcacacaaaacgaaatgattaTGAACCACCAAAAAAACCTTCGAGCATGGGTAAATGTGAATTCTTTCAACTGGCACAaagaaagagttgcaaaaatcaaattgatctTTGATAGCTTCATTTTCTGACAGCCATAATCTATTCAGCTTGGTTTAGTTCTTCGTATGTTGTTAGATAGAAAAAAAGctactataccacattaccagcctATACCACATTTGTTGCACTTACCctacttgtttttaacaatcTACCAACTTGGCAACAGTAATATgtggtagaaaatttgttcatgaGCTGATCATATCGGTAAAAcgggatgcaacacatattgaaaaatgaattGGGagtaaagccattgaagttaaAAACGTGTAAGCCAAAAAGTTACTTCTCTTGCCCAAAAGTTGCCAGTTACTGATGATGATGGTTTTCTCTGATgataagccattccaaattaagcagtttgtgaacaaatgaAATTATcgagtttacttgccaaagaggtcagcagGAATTTTACACCTTCGTTAGGCCAtcagaactcaagcgccgcaAATGGTACCGGTGTGGGCCACCGTAACGGCAGATGGTCGCTGGCCGCTCGTATTCATTGACTCTGGGGCCCAAATGAataccgaatattatcgggaaaatataCTATGTTAATGACAGTATTGAAGCATTGGACAGACAAACTGTTCGGTCTCGGAAAATGATCACTGCAACAGGACGCAGCACCAAtgcacgcgtcaaccaagaatagcTTAAAAATGAGATGCCTCGCTTgctttctaccgcacaatgcaCACCAAAATTTCCAGACCTTGATCCATTGTACATTTGCACTTGTTGCATTTTGCAGAGTAAGATTGGCACTAAAGAATATCAAAttatcgatcatctcaagacggcgcttcgcCTAAAATgagccaaaataccgcagagccatTTTCGTGCCGCGTGTGTtggctttgtcggccgtttgaaggtCATAATTCGTGGAAATGGTAGGTTATTCGAATAAATCTAATGTGatgctaaaatttgatgttatttccaacATTTACTTTATTCCATTAAATCACACTTCACCTAGCCTGACCCATATCGGACGTTTAAAAGTTTTAGATCAATTTGACACAGGCGGAATATGTGAGTCGTGGTGTTATCATAGTGCAATATATCTTGAACCACCGTGTTTTCCATCAATTCAGCTGTGAGTCGTCCCAATGCGAGtacgaaatttttccaataaaatgtgTCATTTTGTATCTCCCGTTATAAATGAAAtgagttaaaacaagtaaggaaagtctaaagtcgggcggggccgactatattataccctgcaccactttgtggatctaaattttcgataccatatcacatccgtcaaatgtgtatgtctaaaggtttgtcccaaatacatacatttaaatatcactcgatctggacagaacttgatagacttctacaaaatctagactcaaaatttaagtcggctaatgcactagggtggaacacaatgttagtaaaaaacaagtaaggaaagtctaaagtcgggcggggccgactatattataccctgcaccactttgtagatctaaattttcgataccatatcacatccgtcaaatgttttgggggctatatataagggtttgtcccaaatacatacatttaaataccactcgatttggacagaatttgatagacttttacaaaatctttagactcaaaatttaagttggctaatgcactagggtggaacacaattttagtaaaaaataaatatggaaacatttaaatctgaagcaattttaaggaaacttggcaaaagtttatttatgatttatcgctcgatatatatgtattagaagcttaggaaaattagagtaatttttacagcttttcgattaagcagtggcgattttactaggaaaatgttggtattttcaccatttttgtcgaaatcagaaaaacatatatatgggagctatacctaaatctgaaccgatttcaaccaaatttggcacgcatagctataatgctaaatctactccctgtgcaaaatttcaactaaatcggagcaaaaaattggcctctgtgggcaaataagtgtaaatcgggcgaaagctatatatgggagctatatcaaaatctgaaccgatttggatgatattttgcaagtttttcgaaactcataaaatattcggatgtacggaatttaaggaagatcggttgatatacacgccaattatgaccagatcggtgaaaaatatatatggcagctatatctaaatctgaaccgattttttccaaaatcaataggaatcgtctttgagccgaaacaggaccctataccaaattttaggacaatcggactaaaactgcgagctgtactttgcacacaaaaatacatcaacagacagacagacagacggacggacagacagacagacagacagacagacagacggacatcgctaaatcgactcagaatttaattctaagacgatcggtatactaaacgatgggtctcagacttttccttcttggcgttacatacaaatgcacaaacttattataccctgtaccacagtagtggtgaagggtataaaaaaaggcggcaaaaaaatttaaaaatatggcacacccagagaagaaatatgatcacctcaaacatattttaagagcaaaatgttatttttgggtggtgaccatgtaacatggttttcgcaatcatgttattttctcggaaatcatgtatctgatttcgttaaccaggttatatttgaggagaaaataacattttagtgacaaacatgttacatggtcaccctataaaaataacattttgctcttgaaacatgtttgaggtgatcatattccttctctgcgtgcaaccTGTGACACAACTAACAGAAATAATGTCACATCGCTAAAATAGTACCATAAAGATAAAACTCTATTCTATCCATAAgtgttatttagtttttttttatgaattaaattttgggtGACAATGGGGAAAGTCCGCAATTCCTTGCACATTATTAGGGGCGACAAGTGGTTTCCATCATGCCTAAAACTCGGCTGTAATATGGGGAATACAATGTTACTGCAATTCAAAATGATTTCTCTTTAAACATCCCTTTAAACATCACTACATTTAATATCCAAAAGAAAACGTTCACTCATGAACCAGAGGGCGAAATAAATAACGACAACGATTTATGTCAAAATAAACgccccaaaaaacaaaaacatcggtaaattctttttctacagccaaaataaaaaaatctcattGTGATTGTGTTCTTTAAAATGCCAAAGCATAAAGATGAGGTTACTACCACATCATACGAATGAATCAAATTAAGGCATGTAATTCATGCCCCTAATGACTTAAGGTAAGCGACCGATCGTACAAAGTTAAAAACCAAGCATATACATGTATGCCAACCTTAATATTAAAAGAAaagaatgaaaacaaaaaacgataaATTATACATTCAAGTAGCCGTGGCAATTGATCACCCAACTAATTTcacttaataatgttctgtgtgTTCTGGAACCAGAATTTCGAAAATTGCTACAAATAAATACAATGACTTTGGCTTACCCACACAAAGATTTGAGAGGCAACTAAAGTGAAAAAGGATTGTACTAAATCAGCGTATAGCGTCATAAGCATAGAAGTACCTTTGGGAGGAGGGCTTATCGCCCTTCAGAAAAAGTTTAGCCACCCCCAGagtttggaaacctatttacgattttccgctGTATATTATGActatatttttctaaagaaataaaattttgacaaaattttcgaaaaaataaaattttgaccaatttttctaaagaaatagaacttatacaaaattttctagagaaatacaatttttacaaaattttctaaagaaataaaattttgacaaaattttctaatgaactaaaattttgacaaaattttctaaagaaataaaattttgacaaaattttctaaagaaataaaattttgacaaaattttctaaagcaataaaactttgacgaaattttctaatgaaataaaattttccaaagatataaaattttgacaaaattttctaaagaaataaaattttgaaaaattttttaaagaattaaaattttgacaaaattttctaaaaaaataaaattttgaccaatttttctaaagaaataaaacttagacaaaattttctaaagaaataaaattttgacaaaattttctaaagaaacaaaattttgacaaaactttctaaagaaataaaattttgacaaaattttctaaagaaataaaattttggaaaaaataaaatttggaccaatttttctaaagaaatacaacttataaaaaattttctaaagaaataaaatttttacaaacttttctatagaaataaaatttttacaaaatattctaaaaaataaaatttttacaaaatattctaaaaaataaaattttgacaaaattttttaaaaaaataaaattttgacaatattttccaaagaagtaaaactttaacaaaattttctaaagaaataaaatgttggcaaaattttctaaagaaataaaattttgacaaaactgtctaaaaaaataaaattttgacgaaattatctaaagaaataaaattttgacaaaattttctaaagtaataaaactttgacaaaattttctaatgaaataaaattttccaaagatataaaattttgaaaaaattttctaaagaaataaaattttgacaaaactgtctaaaaaaataaaattttgacaaaattttctaaagaaataaaattttgacaaaattttctaaagaactaaaattttgacaaaattttctaaagtaataaaactttgacgaaattttctaatgaaataaaattttccaatgatataaaattttgacaaaattttctaaagaaataaaattttgaaaaaaaatttaaagaattaaaatttggcaaaattttctagaaaaataaaatgttgaccaaaattggaaataaagaaataaaattttgaaaaattttctaaagaaataaaattttgacaaaattttctaaagaaacaaaattttgacaaaactttctaaagaaataaaattttgacaaaactttctaaagaaataaaattttgataaaattttctaaagaaataaaattttgacaaaaattttggaaaaaataaaattttgaccaatttttctaaagaaatacaacttatacaaaattttctaaagaaataaaatttttacaaaattttcgatagaaataaaatttttacaaaatattctaaaaaataaaatttttacaaaatattctaaaaaataaaattttgacaaaattttttaaaaaagtaaaattttgacaatattttccaaagaagtaaaactttaacaaaatttcctaaagaaataaatttttgacaaaattttctaaagaactaaaattttgacaaaatattctaaagaaacaaaattttgacaaaactatctaaagaaataaaattttgacaaaattttctaaagtaataaaactttgagaaaattttctaatgaaataaaattttccaaagatataaaattgacaaaattttctaaagaaataaaattttgacaaaattttttaaagaattaaaattttgataaagttttctaaagaaataaaatttttacaaaattttctaaagaaataaaatttttacaaaattttctaaagaaataaaatttttacaaaattttctaaagaaataaaatgatgacaaaattttctaaagaaataaaatgatgacaaaattttccaaagaaataaaattttgacaaaattttctaaagaaataaaattttgacaaaattttctaaaaaataaaattttgacaaaatattcgaaaaataaaattttgacaaaattttctgaagaaataaacttttgacaaaattctctgaagaaataaaattttgacaatattttctaaagacataaaattttgacaaaatattcgaaaaaataaaatgttgacaatattttctcaggaaataaaattttgacaaaattttctaaagaaataaaattttgacaaaattttttaaagaaataaaattttgacaaaattttctaaagaaataaaatgttgacaaaattttctaaagaattaaaatgttgacaaaattttctaaagaaataaaactttaacaaaattttctaaataaataaaattttccaaagatataaaattttgacaaacttttctaaagaattttagaaacaaaattttgacaaaattttttaaagaattaaagttttgacaaaattttctaaaaaaataaaatgttgaccaatttttctaaagaaataaaacttagacaaaatttatctaaaaaaataaaattttgacaattttgacataaaattgtgacaaaaaaaactt
This is a stretch of genomic DNA from Haematobia irritans isolate KBUSLIRL chromosome 4, ASM5000362v1, whole genome shotgun sequence. It encodes these proteins:
- the LOC142235889 gene encoding uncharacterized protein LOC142235889; amino-acid sequence: MTARRPSHIFKWNNAPLWQMNLLWMTCSGASSTKFTNFQCEVLDSSFCTFDECKLKVITRGLVGVNMRLRFFELPVSNVSLKMGLYKKAGSYKPFFYNTSANFCRFVKDTSMNFFMKFIFNFITEYSNINHSCPYDHDVIIKDMIAPEEKFRLLPIPIGEYMLRIIIIINKKERVAVNTYIHRYESYKH